Proteins encoded together in one Falco biarmicus isolate bFalBia1 chromosome 4, bFalBia1.pri, whole genome shotgun sequence window:
- the LOC130148082 gene encoding cathelicidin-2-like: MLSSWVLVLVVLGGACALPAPSPLAYTQALAQAVDSYNQRPEVQNVFRLLSADPEPAPGVELSVLRGLNFTIMETECTAGTRVNPDDCDFKEHGVIKECSGPVQFLQSSPEIDLRCSDASSNPVLIQRGRFGRFLSRIRHFRPRISFDVGARGSIRLG; the protein is encoded by the exons ATGCTGAGCTcctgggtgctggtgctggtggtgctggggggggccTGTGCCCTCCCGGCCCCGTCCCCCCTGGCCTACACCCAGGCGCTGGCTCAGGCTGTTGACTCCTACAACCAGCGCCCCGAGGTGCAGAACGTCTTCAGGCTGCTCAGCGCCGACCCCGAGCCCGCCCCG GGGGTCGAGCTGAGTGTGCTGCGGGGGCTCAACTTCACCATAATGGAGACGGAGTGCACCGCCGGCACCCGGGTGAACCCCGACGACTGCGACTTCAAGGAGCATGGG GTCATCAAGGAGTGCTCGGGGCCGGTGCAGTTCCTGCAGAGCTCCCCTGAGATCGACCTGCGCTGCAGCGATGCCTCCTCCAAC CCGGTGCTCATCCAGCGGGGCCGCTTTGGGCGCTTCCTGAGCAGGATCCGGCACTTTCGGCCCCGGATCAGCTTCGACGTCGGCGCCAGGGGCAGCATCCGCCTGGGCTGA
- the LOC130147323 gene encoding cathelicidin-B1-like, whose translation MPGPEGSTVGLEGSTRRPEGSTLGLDGSILPSAPGLWAVSYEDAVSAAVELLNTRPVSPYVLRLRDTQPRPGWAADLQHQQELSFTVEETSCRAPLAVTTCQGRWPRAVAWCRGSVFLELRQPTAELSCERVPRTFGRLQTSRLAGFFARIKERFRGFFQCSRIWIRDKLNLKQPQA comes from the exons ATGCCAGGGCCAGAGGGATCCACGGTGGGGCTGGAGGGATCCACGCGAAGGCCGGAGGGATCCACGCTGGGGCTGGATGGATCCATCCTGCCATCCGCACCGGGGCTCTGGGCTGTGAGCTACGAGGACGCCGTCTCGGCAGCCGTGGAGCTGCTCAACACAAGGCCTGTCAGTCCCTATGTCCTGCGGCTGCGGGACACCCAGCCCCGGCCTGGCTGG GCCGCGgacctgcagcaccagcaggagctgagctTCACCGTGGAGGAGACCTCGTGCCGTGCACCGCTGGCGGTGACCACCTGCCAGGGCCGCTGGCCCAGG GCAGTGGCTTGGTGCCGGGGCAGTGTCTTCCTGGAGCTGCGGCAGCCCACGGCGGAGCTCTCCTGCGAGCGGGTGCCCCGCACG tTCGGCCGCCTCCAGACATCGAGGCTCGCGGGGTTTTTTGCCAGGATCAAGGAGCGTTTCAGGGGTTTCTTCCAGTGCAGCAGGATCTGGATCCGCGACAAGCTCAACCTCAAGCAGCCCCAAGCCTGA
- the TBRG4 gene encoding FAST kinase domain-containing protein 4 has translation MPPTMAARLVRRCCWRHFSAFISPPSAVPASLLVPAGKVAVARALPQAPFASFHTSSPSSWADGFSVKEQVEDTTRNPEHRVIVELIETATSPQDLLQLSELHVLNSNQSSLVITQLSRLAAEKNLETKSILQDERFQQLIGIMDSQISQVWNNTLVNLLKSLYSLGMDRNRREMQSVEQEVLWRLRRLTFKQLASLAEFLVIRLGKESRLLNEVIKKLELRWTELEGTRTVVMLMSKVGHISPTLMDRLEDKALEIAEQFNSDDIRKITLALAYQNRRCVPLLRALSYHLIQKHSELSLNVLMDLIFAYGKLNFHQPQVFQKIATDLHPHVATMAPIEVTRCIRSFALLKWLSLPLFEAIAQYALDNTKQLPVTLLCSIILSFARLNFQPSGSEDFFSMVHEELQGQLNSLEPHLLTDLVWSLCVLQQAKAPYLQRVLAPDFCAQIRGDQSLKAQNLQVKLIHINAAAKLESPGYRGPFLPPEMLSAAEPAGEKVTMLQSYLREALAGVLGNQEHGRFDVSTIYGWQIDAEMVVNSENKPLPLKDFAAPHLLCSEGTKPLPPGARRVAFLRWEFPNFSNRSKDLLGRYVMARRHIQAAGFLVVDVPHYEFLDLKLERQRTAYLRDKLSKATAKAMAS, from the exons ATGCCTCCCACCATGGCAGCCCGCTTGGTGCGACGCTGCTGCTGGCGGCACTTCAGTGCCTTCATCTCTCCCCCCTCGGCAGTCCCAGCTTCTCTGCTGGTGCCAGCTGGGAAGGTGGCAGTGGCAAGAGCTCTGCCTCAAGCAccttttgcttcatttcataCTTCGAGCCCTTCCAGCTGGGCAGATGGATTCTCGGTTAAAGAGCAGGTGGAGGACACCACCAGAAACCCAGAGCACAGAGTGATCGTGGAACTTATTGAAACAGCCACGAGCCCTCAGGACCTCCTCCAGCTGAGCGAGCTCCATGTTCTTAACAGCAACCAATCCTCCCTAGTAATTACTCAACTTTCCCGGCTcgcagcagaaaaaaacctggaaactAAGAGCATTCTGCAGGATGAACGTTTCCAACAGCTCATTGGCATCATGGATTCCCAG ATTTCTCAGGTGTGGAATAACACTTTGGTGAACCTCCTGAAGAGTCTCTACTCTCTGGGGATGGACAGAAACAGGAGGGAGATGCAGTCGGTGGAGCAGGAGGTGCTGTGGCGACTGCGACGCCTCACCTTCAAGCAGCTCGCCTCTCTGGCAGAGTTCTTGGTgatcaggctggggaaggagagcaggcTGCTGAATGAAGTCATCAAGAAGCTGGAGCTGCGTTGGACGGAGCTTGAGGGCACCCGAACTGTGGTGATGCTGATGAGCAAGGTCGGGCACATCTCCCCGACTCTGATGGACCGGCTGGAGGACAAG GCTCTGGAGATTGCTGAGCAGTTCAACTCTGATGACATCCGGAAAATAACACTGGCTCTAGCCTACCAGAACCGGCGCTGCGTGCCTCTGCTCCGAGCCTTGTCCTATCACCTGATTCAGAAGCACTCTGAGCTCAGCCTCAACGTCCTGATGGACCTGATTTTCGCCTATG gaaaactgaatttcCACCAGCCCCAGGTCTTCCAGAAGATAGCCACCGACCTGCACCCCCACGTTGCCACGATGGCGCCCATCGAGGTGACGCGCTGCATCAGATCCTTCGCCCTCCTCAAGTGGCTCAGCCTGCCACTGTTTGAGGCCATCGCACAG TATGCCCTGGACAACACCAAGCAGCTGCCTGTCACCCTCTTGTGCAGTATCATCCTGTCTTTTGCTCGCCTCAACTTCCAGCCCAGCGGAAGCGAGGACTTCTTCAGCATG GTCCACGAGGAACTCCAGGGCCAGCTGAACAGCCTGGAGCCTCACCTGCTGACGGACCTGGTATGGTCgctctgtgtgctgcagcaggccAAGGCTCCCTACCTGCAGCGAGTGCTGGCGCCTGACTTCTGCGCTCAGATCCGAG gTGATCAGTCCCTCAAGGCCCAGAACTTACAAGTGAAGCTCATTCACATCAATGCTGCTGCCAAGCTGGAAAGTCCCGGCTATCGGGGGCCATTCCTGCCACCGGAGATGCTGAGTGCTGCGGAGCCAGCGGGGGAGAAGGTCACCATGCTGCAGAGCTATCTGCGGGAGGCATtggcaggggtgctggggaaCCAGGAACACGGGCGCTTCGATGTCAGCACCATCTACGGCTGGCAGATCG ATGCCGAGATGGTGGTgaacagtgaaaataaaccTCTCCCCCTGAAGGACTTTGCTGCTCCCCATCTGCTCTGCTCAGAAGGGACAAAGCCACTGCCGCCGGGTGCCAGGAG GGTCGCCTTCCTCCGGTGGGAGTTCCCCAACTTCAGCAACAGAAGCAAGGACCTGCTGGGTCGCTACGTCATGGCCCGGCGCCACATCCAGGCGGCCGGTTTCCTCGTGGTGGAC gtTCCCCACTATGAGTTCCTGGACCTGAAGCTGGAGCGGCAGCGGACAGCCTACCTCAGAGACAAGCTCAGCAAGGCCACGGCCAAAGCCATGGCGAGCTAA